AGGAGCTCTACAACGTCAAGAACCTGGACCTCGCCCGCCGGCTCCTCAAGGAGTCCGGCTACGACGGGCGCCCCATCGTCCTGATCACCAATCGCGACATCGAATGGCTCTACCGAGCCGCGGTGCCGGTCAAGCCCCAGCTCGAGGCGATCGGGTTCAAGGTGGACCTGGTCGTCCGGGACTGGCCCGGCCAGATCGCCCAGCAGAAGGAGCTCGCCTTCGACATGGCCACCAACGGGGTCAGCACGCGCCCGGAGCCCTCCGGCTTCAACTATCTCCTCCGCTGCGGCGCGTCCTACGAGACCTACGGGTACTGCGATGCGGAGATGGACCGGGCGCTCCTGGCCGGCTTCCGCGAGCGCGAGCCGGCCAAGCGCGCCCAGGCCTATGCCCAGGTCCAGACGGTATTCTACGAGACCGTGCCGTTCGTGAAGGTAGCCGACATGTTCCAGCTCGACGGCGCCAGCAAGACGCTCAAGGGGTACCGGGTCTACTTTCTCCGGCGCTTCTGGAACGTGTCGAAGTGACGCCCGGGTGAGGCGCGCGCCCAGCCCCGCCTGAGGCCGGCGGCCGTGGGGCGATACATCGCGCGGCGGCTCATGCTCCTCGTCCCCGCCTGGCTCATCATGGGGGGCATCGCCTTCGCGCTCATCCGGCTGATCCCCGGCGATCCGGCGGCGGTGCTCCTCGGGATGGAGGCGACCCCTCAGGCCGTTGCGGAGCTGCGCGAGCGCATGGGCCTCGACCGGCCCCTCCCGATCCAGTTCGTCCTCTGGCTCCGGCGGGTCCTGGAAGGGGAGCTGGGACGGTCGTTCTTTCTGGGCCAGCCGGTGGTGGAGGCGATCCTGGGCCGGCTCCCCGTCACCCTGAGTCTGACCGCGGCGGCGCTCCTGGTGGCCCTGCTCCTCGGCCTCCCGATCGGGCTGCGGGCGGCCACGCGGCCCAACTCGCCCACCGACCTCACCGCGATGGCGCTGGCGGTGGTCGGATTGTCCGTCCCCGACTTCGCCATGGGACTCGGGCTGATCTTCTGCTTCGGCGTCGCGCTGGCGTGGTTTCCGATCAGCGGCTACGTGCCGATCGCGCAGAGCCCGACGGCCTGGAGCGCCCACCTGGCCATGCCGGCCCTGGCGCTGGGGATCCCGCAAGCCGCCCTCATCGCCCGCATCACGCGCGGC
This is a stretch of genomic DNA from Candidatus Methylomirabilota bacterium. It encodes these proteins:
- a CDS encoding ABC transporter permease; the protein is MGRYIARRLMLLVPAWLIMGGIAFALIRLIPGDPAAVLLGMEATPQAVAELRERMGLDRPLPIQFVLWLRRVLEGELGRSFFLGQPVVEAILGRLPVTLSLTAAALLVALLLGLPIGLRAATRPNSPTDLTAMALAVVGLSVPDFAMGLGLIFCFGVALAWFPISGYVPIAQSPTAWSAHLAMPALALGIPQAALIARITRGSMLETLGTDYVRTARAKGLGEPAVVGRHAFRNTLIHVLTVVGNAAVILLGGAFVVETVFNLPGLGNLVVMAVKRRDYPLVQGCLLLISTVVILVNLVVDVLYAYVDPRIRYA